From Falco cherrug isolate bFalChe1 chromosome 4, bFalChe1.pri, whole genome shotgun sequence, one genomic window encodes:
- the LOC129735871 gene encoding uncharacterized protein LOC129735871: protein MALAGGGGVAAAADAGLRLAGRPPCLLPQPRRHRAGRPLLPARLPPANPAAAAAILQRPLRRFRRGAAALPHSAYARPLWRPDGFSGSARLRSPRRRRLLLLLLLLLFRLRRLRPAHARSLPASPSTQQRRRLPARPLGSAWDSPRPPRPYPYSSQPGICYFLPLPVREKRDRSAAILKPGTPRSAKSPQRPPGFARNKDGRRLGRAERGRHNAPSFLRSYSRSAATPHAPCGVQ from the coding sequence ATGGCGCTGGCCGGCGGCGGTGGTGTCGCTGCCGCTGCTGACGCTGGGCTCCGGCTGGCTGGCCGtcccccctgcctgctccctcagCCGCGGCGGCACCGAGCGGgccgccccctcctccccgcgcGCCTCCCGCCAGCCAAcccggcggccgccgcggcgATTCTCCAACGCCCCCTACGCCGATTCCGCCGAGGGGCCGCGGCCCTTCCGCACAGCGCCTACGCGCGCCCGCTCTGGCGGCCGGACGGATTTAGCGGCTCGGCCCGGctccgctccccccgccgccgccgcctgctgctgctgctgctgctcctcctctttCGCCTTCGCCGCCTCCGCCCCGCACACGCTCGCTCCCTGCCCGCCTCCCCGAGCAcgcagcagcggcggcggctTCCGGCTCGGCCCCTCGGCTCGGCGTGGGACTCGCCGCGGCCCCCACGTCCGTACCCCTACTCCTCCCAGCCCGGGATCTGTTATTTCCTCCCGCTCCCTGTCAGAGAAAAAAGGGACCGCTCGGCAGCCATTTTGAAACCGGGCACGCCCAGGAGCGCGAAATCCCCGCAGCGGCCGCCGGGGTTTGCCCGCAACAAAGATGGCCGCCGGCTCGGCCGGGCTGAGCGAGGCCGTCACAACGCCCCCTCCTTTCTCCGGAGCTATTCTCGGAGCGCCGCTACGCCGCACGCGCCTTGCGGAGTGCAGTGA